The genomic region CCCAAAGTAGGAGATCCTACATTTTTGATTCTGTGATTTCCAAAAGTTACCTTTCGAAAATTTTAACCTTAATTTTCCCGATCGCAATCCTTTCCGGGAATCTCTATCTCTACAACACGACAAAGAATAGAATCGAGACGTTTACGGTTCAACCCCCATTTTTGGCTTTTGACTTTACCAATTCCTATCTTGGAGATCGTAACTCGAGAATCTCTCATCTCTTGGATCAAAATCCTACGACAACTTGGACGAAACGACGTCCTTCCACGGCGCCGGAAGATTTTTTAGTGGAGTTACGACAAACACATCATCTTGCCAACGGGAAACCGGCAATCTCGAAATGGAAAACACTTCATGTTGTAGGTTGCAAACAAACCGTCGGAGAAATGAAGCTGGATTTGATTCTCAGAGAATCGATCGACATGGACAAGGAACTTCGATTGCCCAAGGATCAACTTTTGGGAGAAAGAATTCTGAACTTCTCCGAATCAAAACACTTTAGCATTCCTTTAGATTCTTACTACAAACCGGAAGCGACGGAGGAGTTCCCACAAAAGATGTTTATCTGGACGGTCAAAGGAACTTGGCCTAAAGAAAAATCCGACGCGGCAACTTCCAAAACGAATCCCAACGAACCGAACAAAAACGCGCGCGAAGAACTTTGCCTCGAAGACATTTGGTTGAGCGAGAATTGAACTCAGATCGAACGAAGTTGAAACGAAAATAAAAGTATCGAAAAGTACCGAAGCTGAAAAGTAAAATCGAATCGAATTCGAAGAGGGCTTTGAAGTGTAGCTGGAAAATTCTTTTGTAAAAGCGGCGAATGAAGGAGTTCCCACAAAAACTGGGGAGAACGACGGGAATCGAACCCGCGACGGCCAGTACCACAAACTGGAGCTCTACCAACTGAGCTACGTTCTCCGTCTCTGTTATCCTGGTGACCCGAGAGGGATTCGAACCCCCGACCCACTGCTTAGAAGGCAGTTGCTCTATCCAACTGAGCTACCGAGTCTTGGGAGGATTGAAAATCGGGATGATAGGATTTGAACCTACGACCCTCTGCTCCCAAGGCAGATGCGCTACCCCTGCGCTACATCCCGTTTCCGACTCCATGTTTTTAAAAACAGCCGCACTGTCAAGTAGAGTCTTCTACTTTTTCTATATGTCGTAAGATCTCGGGATGTGTAGGAGCTTTCGAGAGAGCTTTTTTAAAAGCCAAAATCGCTTCTTCCTTTTTACCGCTTTTGGAAAGAAGAACGCCGAACGAATCGAGATAAGCCGGATTGTCGGGCTCGTTTTTCAAAACCGTTTTCAGACAATCGGCGGCCAATTTCCATTCTTCCGGGCTCGGCTCCCTTTGGTTCAACAAAAGATAACCGAGAGAATTCAAACTGTTTTTATAATCGGGACGCAATCTGAGAATTCTCTTGTGAATTTCGATCGCATCCTGAATTCGTCCCGACTTTTCCAAAGCGAAAGCCTTCATGGAAAGAATTCTCAGATCGTCCACTTGAACCTTGAGACGCTCCTCGCATTTTTCAAGAGCCTTGGAATATTCCTTATTTTGAATCAAAGAATATACGATCATCAAAATCGAATTTTCTCTTTCACCGAATCTCGGAAATTTTTCCAAAAGTTCTTCGAGAATGGAAACACATTTTTTATGATTGTCCGTTCTCGCGCAACATATCGCAAAATTATAATATAGTTCGGGGTCTTCGTTTCCGGAGGAAATTTCCCGGTCGATCAGAGTGAGAGCGAAAAGAAAATTTTCCTTATTGATTTCCTGGAGAATCCTTTTCTTCGCGGAAGCGGATTTTTTATTCTTATCCTTATCTGCCATTCTTACTCAAAGAATTCGAGAGTTCGTTTAACAAAGAAGAATCCGTTTGATCCAAGGACAAGGGCGTTAAGGAAATTTTTCCCGAAAAGAACGCGGCGAAATCCGTTCCTTCTTCCGCGGAATGACCGAGTTCGGAACCTCCGAGATAAAAATCGGCGATTCCTCCGATAATGTTCTTTTTGGAATACGTGTCTTCGTAAGTTCTTCTGCCGAGTTTTGTGATCTTTAAATTCTCCATCGAAGAAACGAAATCGGAAGGGATGTTCATGTTGTAGACCGTTCCGACTTTCAAAAGAGAAACGTATTCGTTGATGAAGTGACGAACGAATTCAGCTTCTTGAATATAATCATATTCTTTATTTACGTTTCCGGAACTCACCGCCAAGGAAAGTTTGCTGTGAATCGCTCCGTGTCTCGCGGCGCCGACCGTTCCCGAATAATGAACGTCGTGGCCCATGTTCACGCCGCGATTGATTCCCGATAAAACGAGATCGATCTTCGGAAAGATTTCTCCGTGCAAACCGATGTTTACGCAGTCCGCGGGATAACCGTCCACAATATAATGATTGTCGTTGATCCGTTCCACGCGCATCGAATCGTAAATCGACAAGGCCATGGAAGTCGCCGATCGTTCGCGCAAGGGCGCGATCAAAAACGTATTGTGTTCTTTTTGAAGGATCGCTTCCAGGGCTTTGATTCCCGAAGAAGCGATTCCGTCGTCGTTCGTGATAAGAATATTCATAAAATCAAATGAAGAATGGAACCGGAAATGTAAAAATAAAACACGAACGGAAACGCGCCCGAAAGCGCCGCCGCGGTCACCGCGAAACGAACCGCGTCCGAAGTTTTCAAATCGTAGATGTATTGAATTCCTCTGGAAAGAATCATAACGTAATAACCGATCAGAAAAATAAGAATCAGAAAATAACCGATTCCTCCGGTCAAACCGGTTTCTCGAAGCAGAATCGCAAGCGGAGTAAAAAACGTAAAGATCGCCATCCCGAAACGGCAAAGGTTATACGAAAAATGAACGTTACCGGTTCTTTGTTTTTTCTGCGCGTGAAAATCGATCACCGCTCCCAAGATCATGGGAAGAATGGAAATCATGGAAAGGTTCGCAAGAAACGCAAGCCCGATCATTCCCATAGAACCGCTCGTATAAGGAGGGGAAAGATAAGTCGCTCCTACGGAAATGCTGAGCGCGCTCGGAATCAAAACGATCCATGAGAACAGATTCAGATTTTTTTCGGTAAGATTGGCGAGCGCAGCTTCCAAGCGGATCGGTTCGTATAAGGAGGCTTCCAATAACTCGAGAATGGAATTTAATAAATCTTTCAAGTGTTTTACCTGATCGCCTGCGGAAGGATCACAAGCACCGGAGAATTTTTGAATTCCTTAAAGAAGATTCTTTCGCTCGAAAAAGAATTCATCTTCGAACCCAACATCATAAACAATCTGTCGAAAGGAGATTCTTCCTCTTCGTATAACGGAATTTCTCCGTCGTATTGACAAAGTCTGGATAATTCTTCCAAGGCTTCTTTTCTTCCGCCGATCTCGTCCACGAGTTTGTTTCTAAACGCGTCTTGTCCGGAATAGATGCGTCCTTCCGCAAGATTTTGAACCGACTTTACGGTTTGGTTTCTTCCCTTAGCGACGTCTTGAATGAATTCGTTGTACGTATCGGACAACATCTTTTGAATCATCTCGTCTTCTTCCGAAGTCGCGTCGCGGAACAAAGAAAGAGAATCCTTATACTTTCCTTCTTTGTAGACTTTCATCTTCACTCCGTAACGATCCAAAAGTCCTTTGATGTTCGGAGCCATCGCGATCACTCCGATCGAACCCGTGATCGTTCCGGATAACGCGAAGATCTTATCCGCGGAAGCCGCGATATAATATCCGCCCGACGCCGCCATGTCTTTCATCGACACTACGATCTTTCTGGTTTTCCGAAGCCGCATCAATTCGTTGTAAACTTCCTGCGACGCGCCGACGGTTCCGCCGGGAGAATTGATTTCGATTAAGATTCCTTTAATATTCGGATTTGCTTCTATATCTCTCAGCTTCTGAAGAATACTTTCGGAACCGGTGGATTCGAAAGTGGAATGTCCGGAATGAATTTCTCCCTCGATTTTGATCAGAGCCGCGCCGATCGGAGCCGTGCTGAAAAAGGTTCCGCCCGTCGTCCGCGAATATTTGGAGGTGGTCGTCGCGAGTGAGATGTTCACGAGTCCGATCAAAACGGACAAAATGGTTAATACGAATGTAATTGCTAATGCAAGGCGGTTTCTTTCCACTCTTGAGATCAGATTCCTTCCTCTGACGGTGTCAAATGAGATTTTTTGTGGGAGTTCCCACACCGTCCATTCTCCCCAAAACGCAACATTTACGATTTTTAGGAGTTCCTACATTTTCAAGTTTGACAGCAAAACGAACCATTTGAGAAACTGACCAGTCAGTCAGAAATAAAAATCAATATGAGATCACTAATAGAATCCTTTATCCGTAATCGCCTCTTCATGTATTTGGGGATGGTTTTCATCTTTTTATCCGGACTTCTTTCCCTTTTGGGCCTTCGGAGAGACGCGTTCCCGAACGTGGATATGAAACAAATGGTCATTTCCACGAAATTCCCGGGCGCTTCTCCGGCGGACGTGGAACTTCGGGTCACTTATCCGATCGAGGAAAAACTCAAGGAAATCGACGGGATCGACGAAATTCGTTCCTTCTCCCGAAACTCGGTCTCGGACATAGACGTTCGAGTGAGTTTGGAGGAAAAAGACCCCGAAAAGGTTTTAAACGAAATCCGAAGAGCCGTGGACAACGCGATGTCGGAATTCCCGGTTCAGGTCACCGAAAAACCGAAGATGACCGAACGTAAATCCGGTTCGTTTCCGATTCTCGAGTTTTCGGTTTTCGGCGGGAAAGACGAAATCGAACTTCATACGACCGCCGAGTTTATCGAACGAGAACTCGAAAAGATTCCCGGCGTCGCAAGAGTGGACGTCTTCGGAAAACGCGACAGAGAATGGCAAATATTAGTAAATGCTAATAAACTAAAGCAGTATTCCCTCGATCTGAACGATATCACCAATACGATCCGCAACCGGAACATCAATCTTCCCGCGGGTTCGGTGGATTCTGAAACGGCTTTCGACTTGAGAATCGACGGAGAATTCAAAGAACCTTCCGAAATCGGAAGAATTCCGACTCGGACCAACGAGATTTTTTCCACCGTCAAACTGAGCGATATCGCGCGAGTGGAAGACACGTTCGAATATCCCCGTTTTCTCGCGATCGCAAACGGAAAACAAGGTTTGATTCTTTCCGTCATCAAAAAGGAAAGAGCGGACGCGATCGAAGTCGCGGCTAACGTTCATTCCAGGCTGAAGGATCTTTCCCAAACCTTTCCTTCGGGTATGAAAACCTTCGTTCTCAACGACGAAGCGAAAAGAACCAAGAACCGCCTCAACGTGGTTTCGTCTAATGCGTTGATCGGTTTCGCGATCGTGTTCGGAATTCTTTTTCTCTTTCTGGATTTTAGAACGGCGACCCTCACTTCCTTATCCCTTCCGTTTTCGATGTTGATGACGTTTTCGGTTCTTCCGTTTTTCGACGTTTCGTTCAACATGATTTCGATGATGGGTCTCATCATCTCGCTCGGGATGCTCGTCGACAACTCGATCGTGATTTCGGAAAACATCTACACGTATCTCGCGGAAAAAAACGACGCGTTCACCGCTTCGCTGCGCGGAACCGTGGAGATGATCGTTCCGATTTTCGGTTCTTACCTTACTACGGTTACCGCGTTCTTACCGATGTTGTTTATGACCGGGATCATGGGTAAGTTCATCTGGGAAATTCCTTTGGTCGTGATCGTCGCTCTTACCGCGAGTTTGATCGAATCCTTTTTGTTTCTTCCCGCGAGAATCGCTGCGTTCGCAAAAAGTCCCGATCAGATGAAGGTCAAAAGCAGATTCCGCGCCAAAATGGATTCGATCTTTCAATCGATCGAAAGCGGTTTTACGAAATTCGTTTCGTTTAACATCCGTCACAAGAAGGCTTCGTTCGGAGTGATTCTTCTTTTGGTTTTCGGTTCCTGCGGCGCGATGTCGCAGATGGACTTTATTCTTTTTCCGAAAGAGGACATCGAGATCATCATGATCAAAGCGGAGTTTCCCGCGACTTCCAGAATCTTTCAAACCAGAGAGAAGATGAAGTACATGGAAAGTATCGTTCAAAAAATTCCAAAGGAAGAATTGGTCAGTTACTCCACGAAGATCGGAGTTCAACAAACCGATCCGGACGATCCTTTGTCCCGTTTCGGCGAGAACCTCGCGGTGATCCTAATCTATCTTACCCCGGAATCGAAACGAGAACGTAAGGCTTCCGCGATTCTCCGTTCCATCGAACCCGAGTTGAGAAAAACTCCGGGAGTAAACGAAATCTTTTTGGAGGAATTCGGAAACGCTCCTCCGATCGGAGCGCCGATCACGATTTCGATCCAGGGAAAGGATTACGAAACTCTAAAGAAGATTTCGAACGAACTTCAGGCGTTTTTAAAATCGATTCCGGGCGTGTTCTCGGTTCGGGACGATTATCGTTACGGCCGGAAGCAGATGTATATTCAACTCGACGAAGGTCTCGAAAGTTTTACGGGAGTTTCTACCTTGTCCGCCGCGAACAGTCTTCGCGCCGCGTATGACGGGGAAAGAGCGGGAACCGTCCGCAAAGGAAGAACGAAAATTTATCTGAGAGTTCTTTACGATAAGGACTTCCGCAAAAATCCGAACGAGATCAAAACGATTCCTCTTCGAAACAAGGCGGGGAATATTACGAATCTTGCAAAGATTTCCAAGATGGATCTGATCGAATCTCCGGAACTTTTGGCGCATAAGGATTTCGAACGCGCGATCACAATCAACGGAGACGTAAAGTTAGACGAAATCACGGCGCACGACGCGAACCAAAGAGTGGCCAACGAATTCAAACCTTTGATCGAAAGACAATATCCGGGAGTTTCGATCAGTTTCGGCGGGGAAGAAAAGGATACGCAGAGATCCATGGCTTCTCTTGCTAAGGCGGGAATCATCGCGATCTTCGGTATTTTCGGAATTCTCGCGCTTACGATCAAAAGTTTTTGGAAACCCGTTCTGATCTTGAGTACGATTCCTTTGGGAATCATCGGCATCGTGATCGGCTTTCCTCTTTCCGGAAAATCGATCAGCTTCTTGGCGATGATCGGTATCATCGGTCTTGCGGGGGTTCTCGTAAACGCGTCGATCGTTCTCGTGGATTGTATCGATTCCATCAAAAAGGATTCGAAGGCGACCATGGACGAAATTCTGATCGAAGCGAGCCAAAGAAGATTCAGACCGATTCTTTTGACGACTCTTACCACCGTTGCCGGTTTGTTGCCGACTGCGTACAGCCTCGGAGGTTCGGATCCGGTTTTGATTCCTATGACCTTGGCGTTGGGTTGGGGATTGGGTTTCGGTACGCTCGGAAGTCTTCTGTATGTTCCGGTCACCTTATCGGTGTTCAACGATCTTACGATGAAGTTCACCGGCAAATCGAACAAGAAGAAGTGACCCATTGAGCGCAAACGCCAAAGAAGATTATCCATCGGAATCCGGGAAAAAAAATTCCTTTCCCGGTTTCGGGGCTTATTACCCCGCTTCGGGAAAAGAATCCAAAAAATCCCTGGAGACGAGAGATAAACTTTTGGAGGCGACCCTTGCCGTTTTTAGTAGCAAGGGTTTTCACGAAGCGAGAGTGGAAGACATCACCGCGCAAGCGGGTTGTGCAAAAGGAACCTTTTACGAACATTTTAAGAGCAAGGACGATCTGATCTACATTCTGATCGACTACGCGGCTCGAAAGGATTTGGAAGTGACTCAATCCCTGTTCTTAAAATGTAAAAGTTCCGAGGATATCCGGGACAAATATCTCAAACCGATTCTTTTGGACATTCATTCCAAAAAGGAACTCAACCGTGTTTGTTATCAGTTTCTAACGAACGAAATTCTCACCAAAGAAAAACTT from Leptospira kmetyi serovar Malaysia str. Bejo-Iso9 harbors:
- a CDS encoding tetratricopeptide repeat protein; this encodes MADKDKNKKSASAKKRILQEINKENFLFALTLIDREISSGNEDPELYYNFAICCARTDNHKKCVSILEELLEKFPRFGERENSILMIVYSLIQNKEYSKALEKCEERLKVQVDDLRILSMKAFALEKSGRIQDAIEIHKRILRLRPDYKNSLNSLGYLLLNQREPSPEEWKLAADCLKTVLKNEPDNPAYLDSFGVLLSKSGKKEEAILAFKKALSKAPTHPEILRHIEKVEDST
- the surE gene encoding 5'/3'-nucleotidase SurE, which gives rise to MNILITNDDGIASSGIKALEAILQKEHNTFLIAPLRERSATSMALSIYDSMRVERINDNHYIVDGYPADCVNIGLHGEIFPKIDLVLSGINRGVNMGHDVHYSGTVGAARHGAIHSKLSLAVSSGNVNKEYDYIQEAEFVRHFINEYVSLLKVGTVYNMNIPSDFVSSMENLKITKLGRRTYEDTYSKKNIIGGIADFYLGGSELGHSAEEGTDFAAFFSGKISLTPLSLDQTDSSLLNELSNSLSKNGR
- the sppA gene encoding signal peptide peptidase SppA — translated: MERNRLALAITFVLTILSVLIGLVNISLATTTSKYSRTTGGTFFSTAPIGAALIKIEGEIHSGHSTFESTGSESILQKLRDIEANPNIKGILIEINSPGGTVGASQEVYNELMRLRKTRKIVVSMKDMAASGGYYIAASADKIFALSGTITGSIGVIAMAPNIKGLLDRYGVKMKVYKEGKYKDSLSLFRDATSEEDEMIQKMLSDTYNEFIQDVAKGRNQTVKSVQNLAEGRIYSGQDAFRNKLVDEIGGRKEALEELSRLCQYDGEIPLYEEEESPFDRLFMMLGSKMNSFSSERIFFKEFKNSPVLVILPQAIR
- a CDS encoding efflux RND transporter permease subunit, coding for MRSLIESFIRNRLFMYLGMVFIFLSGLLSLLGLRRDAFPNVDMKQMVISTKFPGASPADVELRVTYPIEEKLKEIDGIDEIRSFSRNSVSDIDVRVSLEEKDPEKVLNEIRRAVDNAMSEFPVQVTEKPKMTERKSGSFPILEFSVFGGKDEIELHTTAEFIERELEKIPGVARVDVFGKRDREWQILVNANKLKQYSLDLNDITNTIRNRNINLPAGSVDSETAFDLRIDGEFKEPSEIGRIPTRTNEIFSTVKLSDIARVEDTFEYPRFLAIANGKQGLILSVIKKERADAIEVAANVHSRLKDLSQTFPSGMKTFVLNDEAKRTKNRLNVVSSNALIGFAIVFGILFLFLDFRTATLTSLSLPFSMLMTFSVLPFFDVSFNMISMMGLIISLGMLVDNSIVISENIYTYLAEKNDAFTASLRGTVEMIVPIFGSYLTTVTAFLPMLFMTGIMGKFIWEIPLVVIVALTASLIESFLFLPARIAAFAKSPDQMKVKSRFRAKMDSIFQSIESGFTKFVSFNIRHKKASFGVILLLVFGSCGAMSQMDFILFPKEDIEIIMIKAEFPATSRIFQTREKMKYMESIVQKIPKEELVSYSTKIGVQQTDPDDPLSRFGENLAVILIYLTPESKRERKASAILRSIEPELRKTPGVNEIFLEEFGNAPPIGAPITISIQGKDYETLKKISNELQAFLKSIPGVFSVRDDYRYGRKQMYIQLDEGLESFTGVSTLSAANSLRAAYDGERAGTVRKGRTKIYLRVLYDKDFRKNPNEIKTIPLRNKAGNITNLAKISKMDLIESPELLAHKDFERAITINGDVKLDEITAHDANQRVANEFKPLIERQYPGVSISFGGEEKDTQRSMASLAKAGIIAIFGIFGILALTIKSFWKPVLILSTIPLGIIGIVIGFPLSGKSISFLAMIGIIGLAGVLVNASIVLVDCIDSIKKDSKATMDEILIEASQRRFRPILLTTLTTVAGLLPTAYSLGGSDPVLIPMTLALGWGLGFGTLGSLLYVPVTLSVFNDLTMKFTGKSNKKK
- a CDS encoding TetR/AcrR family transcriptional regulator: MSANAKEDYPSESGKKNSFPGFGAYYPASGKESKKSLETRDKLLEATLAVFSSKGFHEARVEDITAQAGCAKGTFYEHFKSKDDLIYILIDYAARKDLEVTQSLFLKCKSSEDIRDKYLKPILLDIHSKKELNRVCYQFLTNEILTKEKLQKKIDYYNRLYRRYHLKNIKQAQNLNYLKKDMDREEIFVLFRYLVDGFTINQAYSLFCSPSGKVEMGSILKLFDRSLLVS